In Malus sylvestris chromosome 15, drMalSylv7.2, whole genome shotgun sequence, a single genomic region encodes these proteins:
- the LOC126601211 gene encoding MFP1 attachment factor 1-like, producing MSDSESAAVAPPQDQTSAMEPESQQQHHHDAPAHKEKPSVLTSFSIWPPTQRTRDAVVNRLIETLTTPSPLSKRYGTMADNEASATARLIEEDAFAAAGGSAATEEDGIQILQVYSKEISKRMLDTVKSKNAAASAAQNGASESEAASSDVDPTAAAASEDAKAEEY from the coding sequence ATGTCGGATTCCGAGAGCGCCGCCGTAGCACCACCGCAAGACCAAACCTCCGCCATGGAGCCCGAATCCCAACAGCAGCACCACCACGACGCACCAGCTCACAAAGAGAAGCCCAGCGTCCTCACCTCCTTCAGCATATGGCCGCCGACCCAGCGCACCCGCGACGCCGTCGTCAACCGCCTCATCGAGACCCTCACCACGCCCTCCCCTCTCTCCAAGCGCTACGGCACCATGGCTGACAACGAGGCTTCCGCCACCGCCCGCCTCATCGAGGAGGACGCCTTCGCCGCCGCCGGTGGCTCCGCCGCGACCGAGGAGGACGGGATTCAGATCCTGCAGGTTTACTCCAAGGAGATCAGCAAGCGCATGCTCGACACCGTCAAGTCCAAGAACGCCGCTGCTTCCGCTGCTCAAAACGGCGCCTCGGAGTCCGAGGCTGCGAGCTCTGACGTGGACCCCACCGCTGCTGCCGCCAGTGAGGATGCTAAGGCCGAAGAGTACTGA